GGACGGTGCGATGCAGGCCGGCGGCGATGGCCGCGTAGCCGCAGTAGAAGGCGGCCAGCCCCGAGGAGGTGGCCGTCTCGACGCGAAGAGCGGGTACCTGGGCGAGACCCAGGTGCGTGTTGATCAGCGAGCCGTAGTTGCCCTCGCCCGTGAACTCCTCGGGGTTCATCGCCGCCACGACGATGGCGTCGGGACGCTCCACACCGGCGCTGTCGAGCGCCACGCGGGCGGCCTCCGCCATGAGGTCTGGAAGGCTTTCCGCCCGCTTCCCGAAGCGTGTCATGCCTGCGCCGGTGATCCAGACGCCGCTCACCCGTCCATTTCAAACTGCCCTCCCTCGGGTGTCAATGTCCTTGCGCTCGCTCGCGAGGGGCGCCGTTGTCCCGGGAGGCCACCGCGACGGCGGCGCCCTGGCGCGGCACGCTCACGCCGAACTCGCGCATGAGGCGCAGGAGATAGGTCCGCTGGAGCCCCAGCGCCCGTGCCGCCTGGGTCCGGTTGCCACCGAGCTGGGTGAGCGTCGCCTCGATGAGCCGCCGCTTGAACTCGGTGACGGCGCCGTGGAACCCCGGCGGCGGCTTCGGAAGGCCAGGGGCCGGCGTGGGAAGCGGAGCGGGTCGCGCTGCGGCGGCGCCCATGACTCCGATCCAGGGCAAGCCGTGTGCCACGGCCGGGCGTGCCGCCAATTCAACCAGATGGGAGCCCCGGGCGCCCGGGGCTGCACGGCCCGCTGTGCAGTGAAACCGCGCGGGTGCCCTCCGGACTGGGCAGTGGGCCGTGCGATCCCGGAGCGGAGGCAAGAGAACGGGGACCCGCGCCGTGGGGTCCCCGTTCGATGCGAGGGCGTCGGGTGAGACTACGCCTTGGTCGCGGGCTTGACGCCCGGATTGTCGGCGAAGAACTTCTTGTTGATCTCGATGAACTGCTTCCAGTTGGCCGGCACCTCGTCCTCGGCGAAGATCGCCTTCACCGGACACACCGGCTCGCAGGCGCCGCAATCGATGCACTCATCCGGGTGGATGTAGAGCATCTCGGGACCTTCGTAGATGCAGTCCACCGGGCAGACCTCGACGCAGGCCTTGTCCTTGACGTTGATGCAGGGTTCAGCGATGACGTAAGCCATTCAGGCCTCCTGTTGACCGGCGCCGCCGGCGGAATACTCACGGCTTATCGCAGTCTTGACCGCGACAACCCTGGTATGTGTACCAAGCCGCCTCCCGGGTGTCAAGCCGTTTGACCGCCCCCCTCGCCCGCTGCTGAACACTCCAGCACGCCGCTCGAGG
This region of Candidatus Rokuibacteriota bacterium genomic DNA includes:
- a CDS encoding ferredoxin family protein; the protein is MAYVIAEPCINVKDKACVEVCPVDCIYEGPEMLYIHPDECIDCGACEPVCPVKAIFAEDEVPANWKQFIEINKKFFADNPGVKPATKA